From Magnolia sinica isolate HGM2019 chromosome 13, MsV1, whole genome shotgun sequence, one genomic window encodes:
- the LOC131222361 gene encoding uncharacterized protein LOC131222361 isoform X2, which translates to MEDYAEELRTPPVCLVSLVGFPELHPTISSFLHSEQPPINTLALPDFSKITIMVGKQTDGPDSGRTTPAGGILKRDWLAKHRTRIPAVVAAMFGSDHVSGDPAQWLQVCNDLENLKAVIRGKNIKLVVVLVQSTPNDDVSEDLMTALRKRADIDSKHLLMFIQNDVSGLRQSLNRLASIFAELSNAYYREEGRRIKTRVEKKSFTSIEMNIRYCFKVAVYAEFRRDWVEALRSYEDAYHVLREMIGTSKRLPPIQRLVEIKAVAEQLHFKVSTLLLHGGKVVEAITWFQKHIASYKRLVGAPEVVFLHWEWMSRQFLVFAELLETSSVPIPTTASLPSVPSERSLTEWEFQPSYYYQSAAKYLREKRDCLELALSASEKTKHPLGANSLESSPESVIPSVYVGQFARLLEQEDGFAMLPLTDGEYVLHALAEGKRFQDSYEIIALLRKSFESYNSLKVQRMASYCSNLMAREYFNMGDFSNAKQLFDGIMGLYRQEGWVTLIWGILGYLRECSRKLASPRDFVEYSLEMAALPILSGVRVASSDQKGVYGPAGPPSLPQRVNIQKEAFGLLKGESTPLSSEGSSSLTITEDQPLHLEIDPVSPLRAAFLASVAFHDQAVKLGAPTLFTVSLLTQLSHPVEIDQLEIQFNQSVCNFIVINGQKALSEENPIQEQGLRIQTVPNLTLVWNKWLRLTYNIKSGQTGKLECLSIIVKIGRHSTICCRAESPASMEELPLWKFEDRVETFPTKDPGLAFTGQKVIQVEEPDPQVDLVLSASGPALVGENFAVPVTITSKGHKVLSGELKINLVDTRGGGLLSPREYESFSFDSLHVELLSISGSTDEDESQTDVDDIKQVQQSFGLVSIPALDIGESWSGKLEIRWHRPKPIMLYVSLGYSPNSKDKDANAPKVHVHRSLQIEGKAPVAIGHRFMMPFRRDPLLLSNIKPALDSDLLPSLALNEKSILIASARNCTEVPLRLISMSVEVDDNESIRRCTVQHVGDSSTDLALLMPGEEYKRVFSVTPQVNSPKLSIGTVFLRWVRDLELKQQPHSDETTIGILTKHQLPDIKVEKAPLVVILECPPTAILGVPFSFYLRIRNQTQLLQEIKFSLVDSPSFVLAGPHNDATFILPDSEHILSYKLIPLASGQQQLPRIAVTSIRYSAGLNPSPAACTVFVFPCQPHFEKNGEVVKVPGSVPAV; encoded by the exons atggaagaCTACGCAGAAGAACTTCGGACGCCTCCGGTCTGTCTAGTATCTCTGGTAGGGTTTCCAGAGCTCCATCCGACGATCTCCAGCTTCCTGCACTCGGAGCAGCCTCCGATCAACACTCTTGCTTTGCCGGATTTCTCGAAGATCACTATCATGGTCGGGAAGCAAACGGACGGCCCGGATTCCGGGCGTACGACTCCGGCAGGGGGGATCTTGAAGAGAGATTGGTTAGCCAAGCACCGGACGAGGATCCCGGCGGTCGTCGCCGCGATGTTCGGGTCTGATCACGTGTCCGGCGATCCCGCGCAGTGGCTACAGGTCTGCAACGATCTTGAAAACCTGAA AGCTGTGATTCGTGGAAAGAACATCAAGCTCGTTGTGGTTCTTGTGCAGTCCACTCCCAATG ATGATGTCAGTGAAGATCTTATGACTGCTCTGAGAAAGCGTGCAGACATAGATTCTAAGCACCTTCTCATGTTTATTCAGAATGATGTATCAGGACTAAGACAGTCTCTCAACAG GCTGGCGAGTATATTTGCAGAATTATCGAATGCTTATTATAGGGAGGAAGGACGGAGGATAAAAACCCGTGTTGAGAAGAAGAGCTTCACTTCTATTGAGATGAATATTCGTTACTGCTTTAAG GTTGCTGTATATGCGGAGTTTCGGAGAGATTGGGTTGAAGCTTTAAGGTCTTATGAGGATGCCTACCATGTGCTACGTGAG ATGATTGGCACATCAAAAAGGTTGCCACCTATACAACGTCTGGTTGAGATAAAAGCTGTAGCAGAGCAACTGCATTTCAAAGTGTCAACTTTGTTGCTGCATGGTGGGAAGGTTGTAGAAGCCATCACATGGTTCCAAAAGCATATTGCATCTTACAAACGGCTTGTGGGGGCACCAGAAGTTGTCTTTCTTCACTGGGAATGGATGAGCAGGCAGTTCTTGGTATTTGCTGAGCTATTAGAGACAAGTTCTGTACCAATTCCTACCACTGCATCTCTCCCATCTGTCCCATCTGAAAGATCATTGACTGAGTGGGAATTTCAGCCATCTTACTACTATCAG TCAGCAGCAAAGTACTTGAGGGAGAAAAGAGATTGCTTGGAACTCGCTTTGTCTGCATCAGAAAAAACCAAACACCCTCTAGGAGCAAATTCACTTGAAAGCAGCCCGGAATCTGTGATACCCTCTGTTTATGTGGGTCAATTTGCTCGGTTACTTGAGCAAGAGGATGGATTTGCAATGCTACC ACTTACTGATGGAGAGTATGTGCTCCATGCCCTTGCAGAAGGGAAGAGGTTTCAAGATTCATATGAAATTATTGCACTGCTTaggaaaagttttgaatcatacaATAGCCTCAAAGTTCAGAGGATGGCTTCTTACTGTAGCAACCTTATGGCAAGAGAATATTTCAACATGGGGGACTTCAGTAACGCGAAGCAGCTTTTTGATGGTATCATGGGTCTTTATAGGCAAGAAGGTTGGGTCACATTGATCTGGGGGATTTTGGGTTACCTGCGAGAGTGCTCTAGAAAACTAGCTTCTCCAAGAGATTTTGTGGAATATTCTCTTGAAATGGCTGCATTGCCCATATTGTCTGGCGTTAGGGTGGCTTCTTCCGATCAAAAAGGAGTGTATGGCCCAGCTGGTCCACCTAGTCTACCACAACGAGTGAACATACAGAAAGAAGCTTTCGGGCTCTTGAAAGGAGAATCCACGCCACTGTCAAGTGAAGGCAGTAGTAGCCTCACTATAACAGAAGATCAACCCCTTCATCTTGAGATTGATCCCGTTAGCCCCCTTCGAGCAGCATTTCTAGCATCCGTTGCTTTTCATGACCAAGCTGTTAAGCTGGGTGCGCCTACCTTGTTTACAGTGTCACTTCTAACACAATTATCCCATCCAGTTGAGATTGATCAGTTGGAAATTCAATTCAATCAGTCTGTATGTAATTTCATTGTCATCAATGGGCAGAAAGCACTCTCAGAAGAAAACCCCATCCAGGAGCAGGGTCTTCGGATACAGACAGTTCCAAACCTTACACTAGTTTGGAACAAGTGGCTACGGTTGACATATAACATCAAATCGG GACAAACGGGAAAGCTCGAATGCCTGTCCATCATTGTAAAAATCGGACGCCACTCGACAATCTGTTGCCGAGCTGAGAGTCCTGCATCAATGGAGGAGTTGCCGCTTTGGAAGTTTGAGGACCGAGTAGAGACCTTCCCTACCAAGGACCCTGGTCTTGCATTCACTGGTCAGAAGGTTATCCAGGTCGAAGAGCCAGACCCTCAAGTCGATCTTGTTTTAAGTGCTTCTGGTCCTGCATTAGTTGGAGAGAACTTTGCAGTTCCTGTGACTATAACTTCGAAGGGCCACAAAGTTCTTTCTGGTGAGCTGAAGATTAATCTGGTGGATACGAGGGGAGGAGGATTGCTCAGCCCAAGAGAATATGAATCCTTCTCTTTTGACAGTCTACATGTTGAGCTTCTCAGTATTTCAGGGTCTACTGATGAGGACGAATCTCAAACCGATGTCGATGACATCAAGCAAGTTCAACAGTCATTTGGTTTGGTGTCTATTCCAGCTTTGGACATCGGGGAATCATGGTCTGGCAAACTAGAAATCAGATGGCACAGACCCAAACCCATCATGCTTTACGTGTCACTGGGTTACTCTCCAAACAGCAAGGACAAGGATGCTAACGCTCCTAAAGTTCACGTTCACAGAAGCTTGCAAATCGAAGGGAAGGCCCCTGTTGCTATAGGCCACCGCTTCATGATGCCATTCCGGCGTGACCCCTTGTTGCTCTCAAATATCAAACCAGCACTCGATTCCGATCTGTTGCCATCGCTTGCATTGAACGAGAAGAGCATCCTTATTGCCAGTGCCAGAAACTGCACTGAGGTGCCACTGCGGCTGATATCCATGTCTGTTGAAGTGGACGACAATGAAAGTATCCGTCGATGCACAGTTCAGCACGTGGGTGATAGTTCAACTGATCTTGCCCTTCTCATGCCGGGAGAAGAATACAAAAGGGTTTTCTCAGTCACGCCTCAGGTCAATTCCCCAAAACTCAGCATTGGGACGGTGTTTCTAAGATGGGTGAGAGATTTGGAGCTCAAACAGCAACCACATTCCGATGAAACAACCATTGGCATTTTGACGAAACACCAACTCCCTGACATAAAGGTGGAGAAGGCGCCTTTGGTTGTGATATTAGAATGCCCGCCCACCGCAATCCTTGGGGTTCCCTTCTCATTCTATCTGAGGATTCGGAACCAGACACAGTTGCTGCAGGAGATCAAATTTTCATTGGTGGACTCTCCAAGCTTTGTGTTagctgggccccacaatgatgccaCCTTCATTCTTCCAGACTCCGAACACATCCTCAGTTACAAGCTTATCCCGTTGGCTTCTGGTCAGCAACAGTTGCCGCGGATTGCCGTAACCTCTATTAGATATTCAGCTGGGCTTAACCCATCACCTGCTGCGTGTACGGTGTTCGTCTTCCCATGCCagcctcattttgagaaaaatggaGAGGTGGTGAAAGTACCGGGGTCCGTCCCTGCAGTGTAA
- the LOC131222361 gene encoding uncharacterized protein LOC131222361 isoform X1 — MVAVYAEFRRDWVEALRSYEDAYHVLREMIGTSKRLPPIQRLVEIKAVAEQLHFKVSTLLLHGGKVVEAITWFQKHIASYKRLVGAPEVVFLHWEWMSRQFLVFAELLETSSVPIPTTASLPSVPSERSLTEWEFQPSYYYQSAAKYLREKRDCLELALSASEKTKHPLGANSLESSPESVIPSVYVGQFARLLEQEDGFAMLPLTDGEYVLHALAEGKRFQDSYEIIALLRKSFESYNSLKVQRMASYCSNLMAREYFNMGDFSNAKQLFDGIMGLYRQEGWVTLIWGILGYLRECSRKLASPRDFVEYSLEMAALPILSGVRVASSDQKGVYGPAGPPSLPQRVNIQKEAFGLLKGESTPLSSEGSSSLTITEDQPLHLEIDPVSPLRAAFLASVAFHDQAVKLGAPTLFTVSLLTQLSHPVEIDQLEIQFNQSVCNFIVINGQKALSEENPIQEQGLRIQTVPNLTLVWNKWLRLTYNIKSGQTGKLECLSIIVKIGRHSTICCRAESPASMEELPLWKFEDRVETFPTKDPGLAFTGQKVIQVEEPDPQVDLVLSASGPALVGENFAVPVTITSKGHKVLSGELKINLVDTRGGGLLSPREYESFSFDSLHVELLSISGSTDEDESQTDVDDIKQVQQSFGLVSIPALDIGESWSGKLEIRWHRPKPIMLYVSLGYSPNSKDKDANAPKVHVHRSLQIEGKAPVAIGHRFMMPFRRDPLLLSNIKPALDSDLLPSLALNEKSILIASARNCTEVPLRLISMSVEVDDNESIRRCTVQHVGDSSTDLALLMPGEEYKRVFSVTPQVNSPKLSIGTVFLRWVRDLELKQQPHSDETTIGILTKHQLPDIKVEKAPLVVILECPPTAILGVPFSFYLRIRNQTQLLQEIKFSLVDSPSFVLAGPHNDATFILPDSEHILSYKLIPLASGQQQLPRIAVTSIRYSAGLNPSPAACTVFVFPCQPHFEKNGEVVKVPGSVPAV; from the exons ATG GTTGCTGTATATGCGGAGTTTCGGAGAGATTGGGTTGAAGCTTTAAGGTCTTATGAGGATGCCTACCATGTGCTACGTGAG ATGATTGGCACATCAAAAAGGTTGCCACCTATACAACGTCTGGTTGAGATAAAAGCTGTAGCAGAGCAACTGCATTTCAAAGTGTCAACTTTGTTGCTGCATGGTGGGAAGGTTGTAGAAGCCATCACATGGTTCCAAAAGCATATTGCATCTTACAAACGGCTTGTGGGGGCACCAGAAGTTGTCTTTCTTCACTGGGAATGGATGAGCAGGCAGTTCTTGGTATTTGCTGAGCTATTAGAGACAAGTTCTGTACCAATTCCTACCACTGCATCTCTCCCATCTGTCCCATCTGAAAGATCATTGACTGAGTGGGAATTTCAGCCATCTTACTACTATCAG TCAGCAGCAAAGTACTTGAGGGAGAAAAGAGATTGCTTGGAACTCGCTTTGTCTGCATCAGAAAAAACCAAACACCCTCTAGGAGCAAATTCACTTGAAAGCAGCCCGGAATCTGTGATACCCTCTGTTTATGTGGGTCAATTTGCTCGGTTACTTGAGCAAGAGGATGGATTTGCAATGCTACC ACTTACTGATGGAGAGTATGTGCTCCATGCCCTTGCAGAAGGGAAGAGGTTTCAAGATTCATATGAAATTATTGCACTGCTTaggaaaagttttgaatcatacaATAGCCTCAAAGTTCAGAGGATGGCTTCTTACTGTAGCAACCTTATGGCAAGAGAATATTTCAACATGGGGGACTTCAGTAACGCGAAGCAGCTTTTTGATGGTATCATGGGTCTTTATAGGCAAGAAGGTTGGGTCACATTGATCTGGGGGATTTTGGGTTACCTGCGAGAGTGCTCTAGAAAACTAGCTTCTCCAAGAGATTTTGTGGAATATTCTCTTGAAATGGCTGCATTGCCCATATTGTCTGGCGTTAGGGTGGCTTCTTCCGATCAAAAAGGAGTGTATGGCCCAGCTGGTCCACCTAGTCTACCACAACGAGTGAACATACAGAAAGAAGCTTTCGGGCTCTTGAAAGGAGAATCCACGCCACTGTCAAGTGAAGGCAGTAGTAGCCTCACTATAACAGAAGATCAACCCCTTCATCTTGAGATTGATCCCGTTAGCCCCCTTCGAGCAGCATTTCTAGCATCCGTTGCTTTTCATGACCAAGCTGTTAAGCTGGGTGCGCCTACCTTGTTTACAGTGTCACTTCTAACACAATTATCCCATCCAGTTGAGATTGATCAGTTGGAAATTCAATTCAATCAGTCTGTATGTAATTTCATTGTCATCAATGGGCAGAAAGCACTCTCAGAAGAAAACCCCATCCAGGAGCAGGGTCTTCGGATACAGACAGTTCCAAACCTTACACTAGTTTGGAACAAGTGGCTACGGTTGACATATAACATCAAATCGG GACAAACGGGAAAGCTCGAATGCCTGTCCATCATTGTAAAAATCGGACGCCACTCGACAATCTGTTGCCGAGCTGAGAGTCCTGCATCAATGGAGGAGTTGCCGCTTTGGAAGTTTGAGGACCGAGTAGAGACCTTCCCTACCAAGGACCCTGGTCTTGCATTCACTGGTCAGAAGGTTATCCAGGTCGAAGAGCCAGACCCTCAAGTCGATCTTGTTTTAAGTGCTTCTGGTCCTGCATTAGTTGGAGAGAACTTTGCAGTTCCTGTGACTATAACTTCGAAGGGCCACAAAGTTCTTTCTGGTGAGCTGAAGATTAATCTGGTGGATACGAGGGGAGGAGGATTGCTCAGCCCAAGAGAATATGAATCCTTCTCTTTTGACAGTCTACATGTTGAGCTTCTCAGTATTTCAGGGTCTACTGATGAGGACGAATCTCAAACCGATGTCGATGACATCAAGCAAGTTCAACAGTCATTTGGTTTGGTGTCTATTCCAGCTTTGGACATCGGGGAATCATGGTCTGGCAAACTAGAAATCAGATGGCACAGACCCAAACCCATCATGCTTTACGTGTCACTGGGTTACTCTCCAAACAGCAAGGACAAGGATGCTAACGCTCCTAAAGTTCACGTTCACAGAAGCTTGCAAATCGAAGGGAAGGCCCCTGTTGCTATAGGCCACCGCTTCATGATGCCATTCCGGCGTGACCCCTTGTTGCTCTCAAATATCAAACCAGCACTCGATTCCGATCTGTTGCCATCGCTTGCATTGAACGAGAAGAGCATCCTTATTGCCAGTGCCAGAAACTGCACTGAGGTGCCACTGCGGCTGATATCCATGTCTGTTGAAGTGGACGACAATGAAAGTATCCGTCGATGCACAGTTCAGCACGTGGGTGATAGTTCAACTGATCTTGCCCTTCTCATGCCGGGAGAAGAATACAAAAGGGTTTTCTCAGTCACGCCTCAGGTCAATTCCCCAAAACTCAGCATTGGGACGGTGTTTCTAAGATGGGTGAGAGATTTGGAGCTCAAACAGCAACCACATTCCGATGAAACAACCATTGGCATTTTGACGAAACACCAACTCCCTGACATAAAGGTGGAGAAGGCGCCTTTGGTTGTGATATTAGAATGCCCGCCCACCGCAATCCTTGGGGTTCCCTTCTCATTCTATCTGAGGATTCGGAACCAGACACAGTTGCTGCAGGAGATCAAATTTTCATTGGTGGACTCTCCAAGCTTTGTGTTagctgggccccacaatgatgccaCCTTCATTCTTCCAGACTCCGAACACATCCTCAGTTACAAGCTTATCCCGTTGGCTTCTGGTCAGCAACAGTTGCCGCGGATTGCCGTAACCTCTATTAGATATTCAGCTGGGCTTAACCCATCACCTGCTGCGTGTACGGTGTTCGTCTTCCCATGCCagcctcattttgagaaaaatggaGAGGTGGTGAAAGTACCGGGGTCCGTCCCTGCAGTGTAA